In Opitutus sp. ER46, the following are encoded in one genomic region:
- a CDS encoding helix-turn-helix transcriptional regulator, with translation MSTSLASALAGRVRQERLRLGWTQAEVIARSGIPTRTYLRFEQEGVITLHALERVLTALGLSFALTPADGSAVPAADPRLARQRQRGLRRAAPTPPPSPAPTPPAGSASSAPRARRPSPAKRPSPAQVAAMADQHRQRIMYLVRAIVFNHLNNYTAHQVVVNTMNSAHLAEAERPAFVGAVTAQLNGLNAQTIQAFSISPADFERWSRDWDPTLGILDAYADSARSS, from the coding sequence ATGAGCACTTCGCTTGCTTCGGCTCTCGCCGGACGGGTTCGCCAGGAGCGGCTCCGGCTGGGTTGGACCCAGGCCGAGGTCATCGCCCGTTCCGGCATTCCCACCCGCACGTACCTGCGTTTCGAACAAGAGGGCGTCATCACCCTGCACGCCCTCGAGCGCGTCCTGACGGCCCTTGGGCTCAGCTTCGCGCTGACGCCGGCCGACGGTTCCGCGGTGCCCGCGGCCGACCCGCGGCTCGCGCGCCAACGCCAGCGCGGGTTGCGTCGCGCCGCGCCCACCCCGCCGCCATCCCCGGCCCCGACGCCCCCCGCGGGCTCCGCGTCCTCAGCCCCGCGCGCGCGCCGTCCATCGCCCGCCAAACGCCCCAGCCCCGCCCAGGTCGCCGCGATGGCCGACCAGCACCGGCAGCGGATCATGTACCTCGTCCGCGCCATCGTCTTCAATCACCTCAACAACTACACCGCCCACCAAGTCGTGGTGAACACGATGAACAGCGCCCACCTCGCCGAAGCCGAGCGCCCCGCCTTCGTCGGCGCCGTGACCGCTCAGCTCAATGGCCTCAACGCGCAAACCATCCAGGCCTTTTCGATCAGCCCCGCCGACTTCGAACGCTGGTCCCGCGACTGGGACCCCACCCTCGGCATCCTTGACGCCTACGCCGACTCCGCCCGCAGCAGCTGA
- a CDS encoding DUF433 domain-containing protein — protein sequence MTYMERITFNPNQCGGRPCIRGSRIRVKDVLDLVAAGISEAEILADYPDLEADDIKASLEYAAAQLDHPVLVEIR from the coding sequence ATGACCTATATGGAGCGCATCACCTTCAACCCGAACCAGTGCGGCGGCCGGCCCTGCATCCGGGGGTCGCGCATCCGGGTCAAGGATGTGCTCGACCTCGTCGCGGCCGGCATTTCCGAAGCGGAAATCCTCGCGGATTATCCCGACCTTGAGGCGGACGACATCAAGGCGAGCCTGGAATACGCCGCCGCCCAGCTCGATCACCCCGTGCTCGTGGAAATCCGCTGA
- a CDS encoding GDSL-type esterase/lipase family protein, translating into MKLKLLLGLLAGALAFASVRAAEEAAPRQAKPERYAKAIEAFAAQAPARHGIVFIGSSATTRWKSLADDFPDLPVVNRAFGGSRINDLIFYFDTIARRHEPKLLVIDIGGNDLNAGLSVDETFAEYLRLLEVVHTKLPQARVVINSLGISLKRVAQIPQILEMNARLARWVQQHDWARYVDRTPYQLRAKGQPVREDYVDDLLHPSRAGYVDWMKVLGPVLREEWAKVRGV; encoded by the coding sequence ATGAAACTGAAACTGCTCCTCGGGTTGCTCGCTGGTGCGCTCGCTTTTGCGTCGGTGCGGGCGGCGGAGGAGGCGGCGCCGCGGCAGGCCAAGCCCGAGCGTTATGCCAAGGCCATCGAGGCCTTTGCCGCGCAGGCGCCGGCCAGGCACGGCATCGTCTTCATCGGCAGTTCCGCGACCACGCGCTGGAAGAGTCTGGCGGATGATTTTCCTGATTTGCCGGTGGTGAATCGCGCCTTCGGGGGCAGCCGGATCAACGACCTGATCTTCTACTTCGATACGATCGCGCGGCGGCATGAGCCGAAGCTCCTGGTCATCGATATTGGCGGCAACGACCTCAACGCGGGCTTGAGCGTCGATGAAACGTTTGCCGAGTACCTCCGCCTCCTGGAGGTGGTGCACACGAAGCTGCCGCAGGCGCGGGTGGTCATCAACTCGCTCGGCATCAGCCTCAAACGCGTCGCGCAGATCCCGCAGATTCTGGAGATGAACGCACGCCTCGCGCGCTGGGTGCAGCAGCACGACTGGGCCCGGTATGTTGACCGCACTCCGTACCAACTTCGCGCGAAGGGCCAGCCGGTGCGCGAGGACTATGTGGACGACCTGCTGCACCCCAGCCGCGCGGGCTATGTCGATTGGATGAAGGTGCTCGGCCCGGTGCTGCGCGAGGAGTGGGCGAAGGTGCGTGGAGTGTGA
- the purH gene encoding bifunctional phosphoribosylaminoimidazolecarboxamide formyltransferase/IMP cyclohydrolase, whose product MAKFALLSVSDKQGLVPFATALVKQHGFTLLSTGGTAKLLAQAGLPVTEVSQHTGSPEIMEGRVKTLHPKIHGGLLCRRDKPEHLAEAKQNGIELIDLVVVNLYPFEQTVAKPHVEFEEAIENIDIGGPSMLRSAAKNHESVTVVCDPADYNDVLAAMAEPAKLGALRRKLALKVFQRTASYDAAIARYLEAQTAEPDLEALSGFPATLTLSWKKAQALRYGENPHQKAALYGTFHEHFQQLQGKELSYNNILDITSAAYLIGEFERPTVGILKHTNPCGIASADTLIEAWEKAYATDRQAPFGGIIIVNQTLDAAVAKAIAEIFTEVIIAPRFSEEALAILSKKKNLRLMIAKSGPQGATDALQEVRSVIGGVLVQDRNRTLGDVASFKVVTKRQPSAEEMAALLFAWKVCKHVKSNAIVYARGEQTLGVGAGQMARVDSSRIAVWKAGEAGLDLKGSVVASEALFPFADGLIAAADAGATAVIQPGGSVRDAEVIAAADARGMAMVFTSIRHFRH is encoded by the coding sequence ATGGCCAAATTCGCTCTTCTCTCCGTCTCCGACAAACAGGGGCTGGTGCCGTTCGCCACCGCACTCGTCAAGCAGCACGGGTTCACGCTGCTTTCCACCGGCGGCACCGCCAAGCTCCTCGCGCAGGCCGGCCTCCCCGTCACCGAGGTCAGCCAGCACACCGGCTCGCCCGAGATCATGGAGGGCCGCGTGAAGACGCTGCATCCGAAGATCCACGGCGGGCTGCTTTGCCGGCGCGACAAGCCCGAGCACCTGGCCGAGGCGAAGCAGAACGGGATCGAGCTGATCGATCTGGTCGTGGTGAACCTCTATCCGTTCGAGCAGACCGTCGCCAAGCCGCACGTCGAATTCGAGGAGGCGATCGAGAACATCGACATTGGCGGGCCCTCGATGCTGCGCAGCGCGGCCAAGAATCACGAGAGCGTGACCGTCGTGTGCGATCCGGCGGACTACAATGACGTGCTCGCCGCCATGGCCGAGCCGGCAAAGCTCGGCGCCCTTCGCCGCAAGCTCGCGCTCAAGGTCTTTCAGCGCACCGCCAGTTACGATGCCGCCATCGCGCGCTATCTCGAGGCGCAGACCGCCGAGCCCGACCTGGAGGCGCTCAGCGGCTTCCCCGCGACGCTGACCCTGAGTTGGAAGAAGGCGCAGGCGCTGCGCTACGGCGAGAACCCGCACCAAAAGGCCGCGCTTTACGGCACGTTCCACGAGCACTTCCAGCAACTCCAGGGCAAGGAGCTCTCGTATAACAACATTCTGGATATCACGTCGGCGGCGTACCTGATCGGCGAGTTCGAGCGCCCGACCGTCGGCATCCTGAAGCACACGAATCCCTGCGGCATCGCGAGCGCCGACACGCTCATCGAGGCCTGGGAGAAGGCGTACGCGACCGACCGCCAGGCGCCCTTTGGCGGCATCATCATCGTCAATCAGACGCTCGACGCCGCCGTGGCCAAGGCGATCGCGGAGATCTTCACCGAGGTGATCATCGCGCCGCGCTTCAGCGAGGAGGCCCTGGCGATTCTTTCCAAAAAGAAGAACCTGCGGCTCATGATCGCGAAGAGCGGGCCCCAGGGCGCGACCGATGCGTTGCAGGAAGTGCGCTCTGTGATTGGCGGCGTGCTGGTGCAGGACCGCAACCGGACGCTCGGCGATGTCGCGAGCTTCAAGGTGGTGACGAAGCGTCAGCCCTCGGCTGAGGAGATGGCGGCGCTGCTGTTTGCCTGGAAGGTCTGCAAGCACGTCAAGTCGAACGCCATCGTGTACGCGCGCGGCGAGCAGACGCTCGGCGTGGGTGCGGGGCAGATGGCGCGGGTGGACAGCTCGCGCATCGCGGTGTGGAAAGCGGGCGAGGCGGGGCTCGACCTGAAGGGCTCGGTGGTCGCGAGCGAAGCGCTGTTCCCGTTTGCCGACGGCCTCATCGCCGCGGCCGATGCGGGTGCGACCGCAGTGATCCAGCCGGGCGGTTCGGTGCGCGACGCCGAAGTGATCGCCGCCGCCGACGCCCGCGGCATGGCGATGGTCTTCACGAGCATCCGGCACTTCCGGCATTAA